One genomic segment of Diceros bicornis minor isolate mBicDic1 chromosome 13, mDicBic1.mat.cur, whole genome shotgun sequence includes these proteins:
- the UROD gene encoding uroporphyrinogen decarboxylase isoform X1, translating into MEANGLGPQGFPELKNDTFLRAAWGEDTDYTPVWCMRQAGRYLPEFRETRAAQDFFSTCRSPEACCELTLQPLHRFPLDAAIIFSDILVVPQALGMEVTMVPGKGPSFPEPLREEQDLERLRHPTTVASELGYVFQAITLTRQRLAGRVPLIGFAGAPWTLMTYMVEGGSSSTMAQAKRWLYQRPQASHRLLHILTDALVPYLVGQVAAGAQALQLFESHAGHLGPQLFNKFALPYIRDVAKQVKARLQEAGLAPVPMIIFAKDGHFALEELAKAGYEVVGLDWTVAPEKARECVGKTVTLQGNLDPCALYASEEEIGQLVQQMLDDFGPQRYIANLGHGLYPDMDPEHVGAFVDAVHRHSRLLRQK; encoded by the exons ATGGAGGCGAACGGGTTGGG ACCCCAGGGTTTTCCGGAGCTGAAGAATGACACATTCCTGCGAGCAGCCTGGGGAGAAGACACAGACTATACTCCCGTTTGGTGCATGCGGCAGGCAGGCCGCTACTTGCCAG AGTTTAGGGAAACTCGGGCTGCCCAGGACTTTTTCAGCACCTGTCGCTCCCCAGAGGCCTGCTGTGAACTGACTCTGCAG CCACTGCATCGCTTCCCTCTGGATGCTGCCATCATCTTCTCCGACATCCTTGTTGTACCCCAG GCACTGGGCATGGAGGTGACTATGGTGCCTGGCAAAGGGCCCAGCTTCCCAGAGCCATTAAGAGAAGAGCAGGACTTAGAGCGCCTCCGGCATCCAACAACAGTGGCCTCTGAGTTGGGCTATGTGTTCCAGGCCATCACCCTCACCAGACAACGGCTGGCTGGGCGTGTGCCACTGATTGGCTTTGCTGGTGCCCCG TGGACTCTGATGACATACATGGTTGAGGGTGGCAGCTCAAGTACCATGGCTCAGGCCAAGCGCTGGCTTTACCAGAGACCGCAGGCCAGTCACCGGCTGCTTCACATCCTCACTGATGCTCTGGTCCCGTATCTGGTGGGACAAGTGGCTGCTGGTGCCCAG GCATTGCAGCTCTTTGAGTCCCACGCAGGGCATCTTGGCCCACAGCTCTTCAATAAGTTTGCACTGCCCTACATCCGTGATGTGGCCAAGCAAGTGAAGGCCCGCCTGCAGGAGGCAGGCCTGGCACCAGTGCCCATG ATCATCTTTGCTAAGGATGGACATTTTGCCCTGGAGGAGCTGGCCAAGGCTGGCTATGAGGTGGTTGGGCTTGACTGGACAGTGGCCCCAGAGAAAGCCCG GGAGTGTGTGGGGAAGACGGTGACCTTGCAGGGCAACCTGGACCCCTGTGCGCTGTATGCATCTGAG GAGGAGATTGGGCAGCTGGTACAGCAGATGCTGGATGACTTCGGACCGCAGCGCTACATTGCCAACCTGGGCCATGGACTTTACCCTGACATGGACCCAGAACATGTGGGTGCCTTTGTGGATGCTGTTCACAGACACTCACGTCTGCTTCGACAGAAATAA
- the UROD gene encoding uroporphyrinogen decarboxylase isoform X2: MRQAGRYLPEFRETRAAQDFFSTCRSPEACCELTLQPLHRFPLDAAIIFSDILVVPQALGMEVTMVPGKGPSFPEPLREEQDLERLRHPTTVASELGYVFQAITLTRQRLAGRVPLIGFAGAPWTLMTYMVEGGSSSTMAQAKRWLYQRPQASHRLLHILTDALVPYLVGQVAAGAQALQLFESHAGHLGPQLFNKFALPYIRDVAKQVKARLQEAGLAPVPMIIFAKDGHFALEELAKAGYEVVGLDWTVAPEKARECVGKTVTLQGNLDPCALYASEEEIGQLVQQMLDDFGPQRYIANLGHGLYPDMDPEHVGAFVDAVHRHSRLLRQK, encoded by the exons ATGCGGCAGGCAGGCCGCTACTTGCCAG AGTTTAGGGAAACTCGGGCTGCCCAGGACTTTTTCAGCACCTGTCGCTCCCCAGAGGCCTGCTGTGAACTGACTCTGCAG CCACTGCATCGCTTCCCTCTGGATGCTGCCATCATCTTCTCCGACATCCTTGTTGTACCCCAG GCACTGGGCATGGAGGTGACTATGGTGCCTGGCAAAGGGCCCAGCTTCCCAGAGCCATTAAGAGAAGAGCAGGACTTAGAGCGCCTCCGGCATCCAACAACAGTGGCCTCTGAGTTGGGCTATGTGTTCCAGGCCATCACCCTCACCAGACAACGGCTGGCTGGGCGTGTGCCACTGATTGGCTTTGCTGGTGCCCCG TGGACTCTGATGACATACATGGTTGAGGGTGGCAGCTCAAGTACCATGGCTCAGGCCAAGCGCTGGCTTTACCAGAGACCGCAGGCCAGTCACCGGCTGCTTCACATCCTCACTGATGCTCTGGTCCCGTATCTGGTGGGACAAGTGGCTGCTGGTGCCCAG GCATTGCAGCTCTTTGAGTCCCACGCAGGGCATCTTGGCCCACAGCTCTTCAATAAGTTTGCACTGCCCTACATCCGTGATGTGGCCAAGCAAGTGAAGGCCCGCCTGCAGGAGGCAGGCCTGGCACCAGTGCCCATG ATCATCTTTGCTAAGGATGGACATTTTGCCCTGGAGGAGCTGGCCAAGGCTGGCTATGAGGTGGTTGGGCTTGACTGGACAGTGGCCCCAGAGAAAGCCCG GGAGTGTGTGGGGAAGACGGTGACCTTGCAGGGCAACCTGGACCCCTGTGCGCTGTATGCATCTGAG GAGGAGATTGGGCAGCTGGTACAGCAGATGCTGGATGACTTCGGACCGCAGCGCTACATTGCCAACCTGGGCCATGGACTTTACCCTGACATGGACCCAGAACATGTGGGTGCCTTTGTGGATGCTGTTCACAGACACTCACGTCTGCTTCGACAGAAATAA